The sequence below is a genomic window from Streptomyces sp. B21-105.
GTCTCGCCGCACACCGCCGCACCCAAGGCGCCCACGCCCGCGCCGCGCTTCCTCCTCGACGCCGAGCAGCGGGCCTTCGCCGGGTCGCTGGGCGCGATGCTGGCCGCGGCCGGCACACCGGCCGCGGTCCGCGACTGGAGCCGCGGCGAGCGGGCGGCCGGGCGGGCGCTGTGGTCGCGGATCGCCGAGGCCGGCGTCTTCGCACTGGCGGTCCCGGAGGCGTACGAAGGACTGGGCCCCAGGCCCGTCGAACTGGCCGTCGCCTTCGTCGAGTTGGGGCGGTATGCGGTGCCCGGCCCGCTGGTGGAGACGGTCGCCGCGGCTGCGGCGCTGAGCGCTCCGGGCCCGGCGGCCGGTCGGTTCCTGCCGGGCCTGGCCTCGGGTGAGTCGATGGCGACGCTGGCGCGGGAGGGCGGATACGCGCTGGACGGCGACGCGGCGACGGCACGGCTGGTGCTGGCCGCGGACGGACTGCGGCTCGCCCCGGGACACGGCCCGGTCCGCGCGTCCCTGGACCCGGCCCGCCGGCTCACCCGGCTGCACCCGGGCGGCGAACTCCTCGACCCCGATCCGGCCGCGGACCGCGCCCTGCTGTGGGCCCGTCTCGCCACCGCCGCGCAGGCGTTGGGCGTGGGCCTCGCACTGCTGGACCGGACGGTGGGGTATGTGAAGCAGCGCGTCCAGTTCGGCGTGCCCATAGGGTCGTTCCAGGCGGTCAAGCACCGGCTGGCGGACGCGAAGATCGCGCTGGAGTTCGCCCGCCCCCTGGTGCTGGGCGCCGCCGTGACGATGACCCCGGCGGACGTGGCCGCGGCGAAGGTGAGCGCCTGCGAGGCGGCGTACACGACCGCGCGCACCGCGCTGCAACTGCACGGCGCGATCGGCTACACGGCGGAGTACGACCTGTCCCTGTGGCTGACCAAGGCCCGCGCGCTGCGCACGGCATGGGGCGATCCGGACGCCTGCCGGACGGAGGTGCTGCGCGACCGCGCCTGAACCGCCACCGATGCGCGGGGCACGGCAGACCGGCGTCGCGGCCGCTCGGGGCCCGCCACGCGACACGGGCCCCGACCGGCCCGCCGCGCACACACGCACACACGCACACACGCACACACGGGGACGACGGACAGGAGGCGCGGGACGCGGGACGGTCAGCCCGTCACCTTCGCCACGAACGCGGCGAGGTGGGCGGTCGTCCGCTCGATCCGCTCCTCCAGTGTGATCGTCTCGTGCAGCCGCCCTCCCACGCCCGCGTCCCGCTTGCCCCGCACATACAGCGAGCAGGCGAGGTCGCTGCAGATGTAGGCGCCCACCGAGTTGCCCTGCTGGCCCGCCCGGCCGGCCTTCGGCGCGACCATCAGCGAGACGCCCCCGGAGTGGGTGGTCAGGCACAGCCTGCACATGCTGCGCCGGGCCTGCCCGAGCCCCCCGGCGGAGGTGCGCAGGGCGAGGGCCTTCAGCCTGCCGCCGAGCTCCACGGCGAGGTAGGCGCGGTCGGGGGCCTGGGGATCGCGCCAGCCCAGATAGTCCAGGTCGTCCCAGGGCCGGTCGGCGAGGTCGCGCGGTACGGACAGGCGCTTGGCCTCGCCCTTGCTGCAGTTCACGAACGCGGCACGGATCTCTGCTTCGGTCAGCGGCTTCATGCATGCGAGGCTAATTTGCCTAATATCTTTAGGCAAACAGATAATTGATTAAGGACACGAGGGCGGGTGCGGTACGGGCGGGGAGAAGGCGAGGACGGACATGGGCAGGGTCGGACTGACCACGGAGCGCCTGGTGCGGGCGGGCGCGGAGCTCGCCGACGAGGCCGGCTTCGAGGAGGTGACCGTCTCGGCGCTGGCCCGGCGGTTCGACGTCAGGGTGGCGAGTCTGTACTCGCACGTGAAGAACTCGCGGGACCTCCGGACCCGGATCGCGCTGCTCGCCCTCGAGGAGCTGGCCGACCGGGCCTCCGAGGCGCTGGCAGGCCGGGCCGGCAAGGACGCCCTGACCGCGCTCGCGAACGTCTACCGCGACTACGCGCACCAGCACCCCGGCCGCTACGCCGCCGCCCAGCTGCGGCTCGACCCCGAGACGGCGGCCGCGAGCGCCGGCGTCCGGCACGCGCAGATGACCCGGGCGCTGCTGCGCGGCTACGACCTCGCGGAGCCGGACCGTACACACGCGGTCCGGCTGCTCGGCAGCGTCTTCCACGGCTATGTCGGCCTGGAGCTGGGCGGCAGTTTCAGCCACAGCGCGCCGGACACGGACGAGACCTGGACCCGCGTCCTGGACGCCCTCGACGCCCTGCTGCGCAACTGGCCCGCCGCATGAGCCGCGCTCCCGAACCGGCCGAACCGGCCTGGGTCACGACGCCGGTCACCGCCGACCTGCTGCGCGGAGCCCTCGACCTGGAGCGCACCGAGCACGGCGTGCTGCCGCACCGGCTGCCCGCACGCGCGCGTGCCCAGTGCGCCGACCCGCAGCTCGCCATGGCCGAGTCCCAGCCGTCGGGTGTGCGGCTCGCGTTCCGCACCGCGGCCACCGCCGTCGAACTGGACGTCCTGCCCACGAAGCGGGTCTACGTCGGCGGCCCGCCCCTGCCGGACGGCGTGTACGAGCTGCTCGTCGACGGCCGCCCGGTCCGGGCCGCCGGCGCGACGGAGGGCGGCCGCGTCCAGACCGTCGACCTGGCGGCCGACACCGTCGACACGCGGTGCGGTCCGGTCGCCACCCTGCGGTTCACGGGCCTGCCGACCGGGGTCAAGGACCTGGAGATCTGGCTCCCGCCCACCGAGACCACCGAACTGGTGGCCCTGCGCACCGACGCCCCGCTGACCGCCGCCCCCGCGCACGGCCGCCCGGTCTGGCTGCACCACGGCAGTTCGATCAGTCACGGCTCGGACGCCGTGCGCCCCACCGCGATCTGGCCCGCCGTCGCCGCCCGGCTGGCCGAAGTGGAGCTGATCAACCTGGGCCTGGGCGGCAGCGCCCTGCTGGACCCGTTCACCGCTCGTGCGTTGCGGGACACTCCGGCCGACTTGATCAGCGTCAAGGTCGGCATCAATATCGTCAACCTGGACGTGATGCGGCTCCGTGCCTTCGCCCCGGCCGTGCACGGCTTCCTCGACACGATCCGCGAGGGCCGTCCGAGCACGCCCCTGGTGGTCGTCTCACCGATCCTGTGCCCGATGCACGAGGACACGCCCGGCCCCACCTCGCTCGACTTCGCCTCGGCGGCCGCGGGCCGGGCGTTGTTCCAGCCGATGGGCGATCCGGCCGAGGTGGCGTACGGGAAGCTGACCCTGCGGGTGATCCGCGCCGAACTGGCCCGGATCGTGGCCGAGCGCGCCGCCGACGACCCGCACCTGCACCACGTCGACGGCCTCGAGCTCTACGGCGAGGCCGACGCCGCCGGGACACCGCTGCCCGACGGCCTCCATCCGGACGCGGCCGGTCACCGTCTGATCGGCGAACGCTTCGCGCGGGTTCTCAGTGCCCGTCTCCCCCAGGTCCCGCCTGACCCGCCTGCCCCCCGTGGCCCGCGGTGAGTTCGCGGTACTCCTCGGGCGTCGGCTTGGGGATGTGACTGTCCGCCCCGAACATCGCCCGGGCCAGCCGCGCCCGCACCCGCTCGGAGACGGTGACCGGCCGCCGCACCCCGTTGTGGTCGACGAGCGGCCCGATCCCGTACGGCGGAGGCTGCTCGTGCTGGGTGAGGGTGAACAGCCGGTCCCGGCCGAGGGGTTCGTGGACCTCGATGTACTCGCCGTGCGGCAGGCGTCTGATGGTGCCCGTCTCCCGGCCGTGCAGCACCTTGTCGCGGTCGCGGCGCTGCAGTCCGAGACAGATCCGCTTGGTGACCACGAAGGCGACGACGGGGGCGACGAACACGGAGACCCGCACGAACCAGGTGATCGCGTTGATGGACAGATGCAGATGCGTGGCGACGATGTCGTTGCCGCCGCCGAGCAGCAGCACCGCGTACAGGGTCAGCCAGGCCACGCCGAGGCCGGTGCGCACGGGGGCGTTGCGCGGCCGGTCGAGGATGTGGTGCTCGCGCTTGTCGCCGGTGATCCACGCCTCCACGAAGGGGTAGACGCCGAGGGCCAGCAGGATCAGCGGGAAGAGCGAGAACGGGATGAGGACGCCCAGTTCCAGGGTGTGGCCCCAGGCGTTGATCTCCCAGCCCGGCATCACCCGGATCAGCCCCTCGGAGAAGCCGAGGTACCAGTCCGGCTGGGCGCCCGTCGTCACCAGGTCCGGCCGGTACGGGCCGAACGCCCACACCGGGTTGACGCTCGCGATCCCGCCCATCACCGCCAGCACGCCGAAGACCAGGAAGAAGAACCCGCCGGCCTTCGCCATGTAGACCGGCATGAACGGCATGCCGACCACGCTCTTCTGGTCGCGTCCGGGCCCCGGGTACTGCGTGTGCTTGTGAAAGAACACCAGGATGAGGTGGGCGACGACCAGCCCCAGCATGATGCCGGGCAGCAGCAGGACGTGGATCGGGTAGAACCGGGAGATGATGTCGTGCCCCGGGAACTCCCCTCCGAAGAGGAAGAACGACAGGTACGTCCCGACGATCGGGACGGACAGGATCGCGCCGTCGGCGAACCGCACGCCGGTGCCGGAGAGCAGGTCGTCGGGGAGCGAGTAGCCGGTGAGACCGGTGAGGATGCCGAGGAACAACAGCAGCCAGCCGAACACCCAGTTGACCTCGCGTGGCTTGCGGAACGCGCCGGTGAAGAACACCCGCATCATGTGCACGAGCATGCCGGTGACGAACACCAGCGCCGACCAGTGGTGGATCTGCCGGATCAGCAGCCCGCCGCGCACGTCGAAGCTGATGTCGAGGGTCGACTCGTACGCCCGCGTCATCCTGATGCCGTTGAGAGGCGCGTAGGAGCCGTGGTAGACGACCTCGGCGCTGCTCGGCTCGAAGAACAGGGTGAGATAGACGCCGGTGAGGATGAGGATCAGGAAGCTGTAGAGGCAGATCTCGCCCAGCATGAACGACCAGTGGTCCGGGAACACCTTGCGCAGGTTGGCCCTGGCCAGCGTGTACAGCCCGAGCCTCCCGTCGGCCCAGTCCGCGACCCGCTCACCCTTGCCGGGCTCGCCCCTCGGCCGTGAACTCCCTTGCCGCGTCGCCCCGTTCACCGATCCCGCGTACTCGCCCATACCTCGCCGCCTCCCCGTCGGATCTTCCTCAGGGTGGCACGGACGCCCCGCTGAGCCAACGGTGCGGACGGTTCCGGAGAGCCGCCGCCCCCGCCGCTACGGCCGTACGATCCCCTGCGCCCGGGCGGCCGTCAGCCACTGCGGGAACTCGCTCACGAGCCGGTCGTAGAGATCCGCGTCCGAGACCTTCCGCGGGTCCGGACCGGCGTGGAAGAAGCCGGCGTTGTCGACCGCCCGCTTCGCCGGGACGGGCAGTTCGTCGAGCTTGCGCAGGAAGTCGAACTGCTTGCTGCCGCGGTCGCCGAAGCCGATGAACTGCCAGAACAGGGGCAGCTTGGAGGCCTTGCAGAGATAGCGTTCGGCGGCCAGCTTGTTGATGGGGCCGCCGTCGGTCTGGAAGACGACCAGCGCGGGTTCCCGTGCGCCGCTGTCGAGGTAGTGGTCGATGACGGCGTCCATGGCGAGGTGGTAGCTCGTCTTGCCCATGTGTCCGAGGCAGGCCACGATGCGGTCCACCCGGCCGCAGTGGTCGTCGAGGGCGATGTCGGTGACGGCGTCGACGTCGGTGGAGAAGAAGACGACCGGCACCCGGCCGTCGTCGTCGAGATGGGCGGAGAGTCCCAGCACCCGGTCGGCGAGGGCCTGCACGCTGCCGTCCCGGTAGTACGGCTTCATCGACCCCGAGTAGTCGACGACGAGGTAGACGGCGGCCCGCTGCCCGTCGAGGCCGTGCTTGGCGAGGGACACCCCGGCGCTCTTGTAGAGGCTGACCAGCGCGGGTGCGGTCTCCTGGACCTTGGTGAGACTGATCGCGACCATGGCGCACAGCCTCCCACACTCACCGTCGTCGCCTCGGGAAACCGTCATCGCCTCGGGAACAGGTGTACGGAAATGGCGACGGCGCCTGCCCGGTCGTCCGGTCGGGGACTGTTGGGCAGGCGCCGTCAATGTTCCGCACGCCTTTGTACGGGACGTCTGGGTGCCTTTCGGCGGGGCCGTCAGACCATCAGCGAGCGGTCCGTCGGGCGGATGGGGGCCGGCAGGTCGCTCGCGCCGGTCAGGAACCGGTCGACGCCGCGGGCGGCCGAGCGGCCCTCCGCGATCGCCCACACGATGAGCGACTGGCCGCGGCCGGCGTCACCGGCGACGTACACGCCGGGCACGTTGGTCGCGAAGTCGGCGTCGCGCGCGACGTTGCCGCGCTCGTCGAGCTCCAGGCCGAACTGCTCCACCAGGCCGTTCTCCCGGTCGGTGCCGGTGAAGCCCATGGCGAGGGTGACCAGCTGGGCGGGGATCTTGCGTTCCGTGCCCGGCTTCGGGGTCAGCCTGCCCTCGACGAACTCGACCTCGGTGAGGTGCAGCCACTGGACGTTGCCGTCCTCGTCGCCCTCGAAGTGGGTGGTGGAGACGGAGTAGACCCGCTCGCCGCCCTCCTCGTGCGCGGAGGTGACCTTGTAGAGCATCGGGAAGGTCGGCCACGGCTGGCCCGGGTTCCGCTCCTCGCCCGGCCGGGGCATGATCTCCAGCTGGGTGACGGACGCCGCGCCCTGGCGGTGCGCGGTGCCCACGCAGTCGGCGCCGGTGTCGCCGCCGCCGATGACCACGACGTGCTTGCCCTCGGCCGTGATCGGGGGCGCCACGAAGTCGCCCTCCTGGACCTTGTTGGCGAGCGGCAGGTACTCCATCGCCTGGTGGACGCCCTTGAGCTCACGGCCGGGGACCGGCAGGTCACGGGCGGTCGTGGCGCCGGCGGCGATGACGACGGCGTCGTAGCGCTTCTTGAGGTCGGTCGCCTTGAGGTCGCGGCCGATCTCGATGCCGGTGCGGAAGCGGGTGCCCTCCGTGCGCATCTGCTCGATGCGGCGGTTGATGTGCCGCTTCTCCATCTTGAACTCGGGGATGCCGTAGCGGAGCAGGCCGCCGATGCGGTCCGCGCGCTCGTAGACGGCGACGGTGTGGCCGGCCCGGGTCAGCTGCTGGGCGGCGGCCAGGCCCGCCGGGCCCGAACCGATGACCGCGACCGTCTTGCCGGACAGGCGCTCGGGCGCCTGCGGGGCGACGTCACCGGTCTCCCACGCCTTGTCGATGATCGAGACCTCGACGTTCTTGATGGTGACGGCCGGCTGGTTGATGCCGAGCACGCACGCCGACTCGCAGGGAGCCGGGCACAGCCGCCCGGTGAACTCCGGGAAGTTGTTCGTCGCGTGCAGCCGCTCCTGCGCCGCCGACCAGTCCTCGCGGTAGGCGAAGTCGTTCCACTCGGGGATCAGGTTCCCGAGCGGACAGCCGTTGTGGCAGAACGGGATGCCGCAGTCCATGCACCGGCTGGCCTGCTTGCTGATGATCGGCAGCAGCGAGCCGGGGACGTAGACCTCGTTCCAGTCCTTCAGCCGCACGTCGACGGGGCGGGACTTGGCGACCTCACGGCCGTGGTTCAGGAAGCCCTTCGGGTCAGCCATGGGTCGCCGCCTCCATCATCTTCTCGGTGATCTCGGACTCGGAGAGTCCCGCTCGCTCGGCGGCGTCCTTGGCGGCGAGCACTGCCTTGTACGTGCTGGGGATGATCTTGCTGAAGCGCTCCACGGCGGCGTCCCAGTCGGCGAGCAGCTTCTCGGCGACCGTCGAGCCGGTCTCCTCGGCGTGGCGGCGCACCACGTCGTGCAGCCACTGCTTGTCGGTGTCGTCGAGCGCCTCGACGGCGTCCAGGTTGCCGGCGTTGACGTGGTCGCGGTTCAGGTCGATCACGTAGGCGATGCCGCCGGACATGCCGGCCGCGAAGTTGCGGCCCGTCTCGCCGAGGACCACCGCGTGACCGCCGGTCATGTATTCGCAGCCGTGGTCGCCCACGCCTTCGGAGACGACCGTCGCGCCGGAGTTGCGGACGCAGAACCGCTCGCCGGTGCGGCCGCGCAGGAACAGCTCGCCGCCGGTCGCGCCGTAGGCGATGGTGTTGCCCGCGATGGTCGAGTACTCGGCGAGGTGGTCGGCGCCCCGGTCCGGGCGGACGATCACGCGGCCGCCGGAGAGGCCCTTGCCGACGTAGTCGTTGGCGTCGCCCTCCAGGCGCAGCGTGACACCGCGCGGGAGGAAGGCGCCGAAGGACTGGCCGGCGGAGCCGGTGAAGGTGATGTCGACGGTGTCCTCGGGCAGGCCCGCGCCGCCGAACTTCTTCGTGACCTCGTGGCCGAGCATGGTGCCGACCGTGCGGTTGATGTTGCGGATGGAGACCTGGGCGCGCACCGGCTGGGCCTCGGTCGCGGAGTCCGCGGCGAGGGCGTCGGCGGCGAGCTTGATCAGCTCGTTGTCGAGCGCCTTCTCCAGGCCGTGGTCCTGCTCGATGACCTGGTGCAGGGCGGCGCCCTCGGGCAGGGCGGGCACGTGGAAGAGCGGGGCCAGGTTGAGGCCCTGCGCCTTCCAGTGGTCGACGGCGCGCTCGACGTCGAGGACCTCGGCGTGGCCGACGGCCTCCTCGATCGAGCGGAAGCCGAGCTCGGCCAGCAGTTCGCGGACCTCTTCGGCGATGAACCTGAAGAAGTTGACGACGTACTCGGCCTTGCCGGCGAAGCGGTCGCGCAGCACCGGGTTCTGCGTGGCGATGCCGACGGGGCAGGTGTCCAGGTGGCAGACGCGCATCATGACGCAGCCGGAGACGACGAGCGGCGCGGTCGCGAAACCGAACTCCTCGGCGCCGAGCAGCGCGGCGATGATCACGTCGCGGCCGGTCTTGAGCTGGCCGTCGGTCTGGACGACGATCCGGTCGCGCAGGCCGTTGAGCAGCAGGGTCTGCTGGGTCTCGGCGAGGCCGAGCTCCCAGGGGCCGCCCGCGTGCTTGAGCGAGGTCAGCGGGGAGGCGCCGGTGCCGCCGTCGTGGCCGGAGATGAGGACCACGTCCGCGTGCGCCTTGGACACACCGGCCGCGACCGTGCCGACGCCGACCTCGGAGACCAGCTTCACGTGGATCCGCGCCTGCGGGTTCGCGTTCTTCAGGTCGTGGATCAGCTGGGCGAGGTCTTCGATGGAGTAGATGTCGTGGTGCGGCGGCGGGGAGATCAGGCCGACGCCCGGGGTGGAGTGCCGGGTCTTGGCGACCCACGGGTAGACCTTGTGGCCGGGCAGCTGGCCGCCCTCGCCGGGCTTGGCGCCCTGGGCCATCTTGATCTGGATGTCGTCCGCGTTGACCAGGTACTCGGAGGTGACGCCGAAGCGGCCGGAGGCGACCTGCTTGATGCTGGAGCGGCGCGCCGGGTCGTACAGGCGCTCCGGGTCCTCGCCGCCCTC
It includes:
- a CDS encoding TetR/AcrR family transcriptional regulator gives rise to the protein MGRVGLTTERLVRAGAELADEAGFEEVTVSALARRFDVRVASLYSHVKNSRDLRTRIALLALEELADRASEALAGRAGKDALTALANVYRDYAHQHPGRYAAAQLRLDPETAAASAGVRHAQMTRALLRGYDLAEPDRTHAVRLLGSVFHGYVGLELGGSFSHSAPDTDETWTRVLDALDALLRNWPAA
- the qcrB gene encoding cytochrome bc1 complex cytochrome b subunit; this encodes MGEYAGSVNGATRQGSSRPRGEPGKGERVADWADGRLGLYTLARANLRKVFPDHWSFMLGEICLYSFLILILTGVYLTLFFEPSSAEVVYHGSYAPLNGIRMTRAYESTLDISFDVRGGLLIRQIHHWSALVFVTGMLVHMMRVFFTGAFRKPREVNWVFGWLLLFLGILTGLTGYSLPDDLLSGTGVRFADGAILSVPIVGTYLSFFLFGGEFPGHDIISRFYPIHVLLLPGIMLGLVVAHLILVFFHKHTQYPGPGRDQKSVVGMPFMPVYMAKAGGFFFLVFGVLAVMGGIASVNPVWAFGPYRPDLVTTGAQPDWYLGFSEGLIRVMPGWEINAWGHTLELGVLIPFSLFPLILLALGVYPFVEAWITGDKREHHILDRPRNAPVRTGLGVAWLTLYAVLLLGGGNDIVATHLHLSINAITWFVRVSVFVAPVVAFVVTKRICLGLQRRDRDKVLHGRETGTIRRLPHGEYIEVHEPLGRDRLFTLTQHEQPPPYGIGPLVDHNGVRRPVTVSERVRARLARAMFGADSHIPKPTPEEYRELTAGHGGQAGQAGPGGDGH
- a CDS encoding glutamate synthase subunit beta, giving the protein MADPKGFLNHGREVAKSRPVDVRLKDWNEVYVPGSLLPIISKQASRCMDCGIPFCHNGCPLGNLIPEWNDFAYREDWSAAQERLHATNNFPEFTGRLCPAPCESACVLGINQPAVTIKNVEVSIIDKAWETGDVAPQAPERLSGKTVAVIGSGPAGLAAAQQLTRAGHTVAVYERADRIGGLLRYGIPEFKMEKRHINRRIEQMRTEGTRFRTGIEIGRDLKATDLKKRYDAVVIAAGATTARDLPVPGRELKGVHQAMEYLPLANKVQEGDFVAPPITAEGKHVVVIGGGDTGADCVGTAHRQGAASVTQLEIMPRPGEERNPGQPWPTFPMLYKVTSAHEEGGERVYSVSTTHFEGDEDGNVQWLHLTEVEFVEGRLTPKPGTERKIPAQLVTLAMGFTGTDRENGLVEQFGLELDERGNVARDADFATNVPGVYVAGDAGRGQSLIVWAIAEGRSAARGVDRFLTGASDLPAPIRPTDRSLMV
- a CDS encoding FBP domain-containing protein, which produces MKPLTEAEIRAAFVNCSKGEAKRLSVPRDLADRPWDDLDYLGWRDPQAPDRAYLAVELGGRLKALALRTSAGGLGQARRSMCRLCLTTHSGGVSLMVAPKAGRAGQQGNSVGAYICSDLACSLYVRGKRDAGVGGRLHETITLEERIERTTAHLAAFVAKVTG
- a CDS encoding vWA domain-containing protein codes for the protein MVAISLTKVQETAPALVSLYKSAGVSLAKHGLDGQRAAVYLVVDYSGSMKPYYRDGSVQALADRVLGLSAHLDDDGRVPVVFFSTDVDAVTDIALDDHCGRVDRIVACLGHMGKTSYHLAMDAVIDHYLDSGAREPALVVFQTDGGPINKLAAERYLCKASKLPLFWQFIGFGDRGSKQFDFLRKLDELPVPAKRAVDNAGFFHAGPDPRKVSDADLYDRLVSEFPQWLTAARAQGIVRP
- a CDS encoding GDSL-type esterase/lipase family protein yields the protein MSRAPEPAEPAWVTTPVTADLLRGALDLERTEHGVLPHRLPARARAQCADPQLAMAESQPSGVRLAFRTAATAVELDVLPTKRVYVGGPPLPDGVYELLVDGRPVRAAGATEGGRVQTVDLAADTVDTRCGPVATLRFTGLPTGVKDLEIWLPPTETTELVALRTDAPLTAAPAHGRPVWLHHGSSISHGSDAVRPTAIWPAVAARLAEVELINLGLGGSALLDPFTARALRDTPADLISVKVGINIVNLDVMRLRAFAPAVHGFLDTIREGRPSTPLVVVSPILCPMHEDTPGPTSLDFASAAAGRALFQPMGDPAEVAYGKLTLRVIRAELARIVAERAADDPHLHHVDGLELYGEADAAGTPLPDGLHPDAAGHRLIGERFARVLSARLPQVPPDPPAPRGPR
- a CDS encoding acyl-CoA dehydrogenase family protein; this encodes MLAAAGTPAAVRDWSRGERAAGRALWSRIAEAGVFALAVPEAYEGLGPRPVELAVAFVELGRYAVPGPLVETVAAAAALSAPGPAAGRFLPGLASGESMATLAREGGYALDGDAATARLVLAADGLRLAPGHGPVRASLDPARRLTRLHPGGELLDPDPAADRALLWARLATAAQALGVGLALLDRTVGYVKQRVQFGVPIGSFQAVKHRLADAKIALEFARPLVLGAAVTMTPADVAAAKVSACEAAYTTARTALQLHGAIGYTAEYDLSLWLTKARALRTAWGDPDACRTEVLRDRA